In the genome of Ignisphaera cupida, one region contains:
- a CDS encoding 50S ribosomal protein L37ae — translation MGRLKVVGIAGRFGARYGSSLRKKWKEVMERRYAEYQCPYCGAITMLKRIAFGIWQCPKCNNKWAGAAYTPWTIEK, via the coding sequence ATGGGAAGATTGAAGGTTGTTGGCATAGCAGGAAGATTTGGTGCAAGATACGGATCTAGCTTAAGAAAGAAATGGAAAGAGGTTATGGAGAGAAGATATGCTGAATATCAATGTCCATATTGTGGGGCTATAACAATGCTAAAAAGAATTGCCTTTGGCATATGGCAATGCCCAAAATGCAATAACAAATGGGCTGGTGCAGCATACACCCCCTGGACAATAGAAAAGTAG
- the rrp42 gene encoding exosome complex protein Rrp42: protein MSSTPETSIIPKIKMNAILNVLAKGYHIDKRPLLSYRQIDVIKNISPNADSSVLVKLGYTQVLAGVKIEVGQPFPDNPEEGVLIVNAEYIPAASPTFEPGPPDENAIELARVIDRSIRESKAVALDKLVLVPGRKVWVVWLDIYILDHDGNLIDASMIASIIALAKARIPYYEIDQVTGNVKIDRSKSAGLLPLNKLVSSVTIYKIGDVLVVDPTAEEEAIASASLTIAISEDGNIVGMQKRGLGTFTEKEIEQALEISLNRGKEIIETIKKFLS from the coding sequence ATGTCATCAACTCCTGAAACATCAATCATACCAAAAATAAAGATGAATGCAATTTTGAATGTATTGGCAAAGGGTTATCACATAGATAAAAGACCTTTGCTAAGCTATAGACAAATTGATGTTATTAAAAACATTTCTCCCAATGCTGACTCCTCTGTACTTGTAAAGCTTGGCTATACTCAAGTATTGGCTGGAGTAAAGATTGAAGTAGGTCAGCCATTTCCAGATAACCCAGAAGAAGGTGTGCTAATAGTTAATGCAGAGTATATTCCTGCAGCATCACCAACATTTGAGCCAGGACCTCCAGACGAAAATGCAATTGAACTTGCAAGAGTTATAGATAGATCAATTAGAGAATCAAAGGCTGTGGCTTTAGATAAACTTGTCTTAGTTCCTGGAAGGAAAGTGTGGGTTGTGTGGCTAGATATATATATTCTAGATCATGATGGTAACCTCATAGATGCTTCGATGATAGCATCAATTATCGCATTAGCTAAGGCCAGAATTCCATACTATGAAATTGATCAGGTTACAGGTAATGTGAAAATTGATAGAAGTAAATCAGCTGGTTTATTGCCTCTAAATAAGCTTGTATCTTCAGTAACAATATATAAGATAGGTGATGTGTTAGTAGTTGATCCTACAGCAGAAGAGGAGGCTATTGCAAGCGCAAGCTTAACAATAGCAATAAGTGAAGATGGTAATATAGTTGGTATGCAAAAAAGAGGTTTAGGAACATTTACGGAAAAAGAAATAGAGCAAGCATTAGAAATTTCTCTTAATAGAGGTAAAGAAATAATAGAAACTATAAAAAAGTTTTTATCATAA
- the rrp41 gene encoding exosome complex exonuclease Rrp41 has translation MKGSKPQLIAEGKRIDGRGPADLRQIRMEVGVLKNADGSAIVEIGNTKVLAAVYGPREVVPRHEEQVDRAIIRCRYRMLSFSTMGERKSPAPSRREIELSKVIREALEPAIISSQFPRTAIDIFVEVLNADGGTRTAGITAASLALADAGIPMIDLVAAVAVGKVDGVIVLDLNEIEDMYGEADMPVAAMPSMGKITMIQLNGVLTPEEFRYALRLALDGINKIYSLQKETLKKKFVEVEE, from the coding sequence TTGAAGGGTAGTAAACCTCAGTTAATAGCTGAAGGAAAAAGAATAGATGGTAGAGGTCCTGCAGATTTAAGGCAAATAAGAATGGAAGTTGGAGTTTTGAAAAACGCTGATGGATCTGCAATAGTTGAGATTGGCAATACAAAGGTTTTAGCAGCTGTTTATGGACCTAGAGAAGTTGTGCCAAGACATGAAGAACAAGTTGATAGGGCTATAATAAGATGTCGATATAGAATGTTATCATTTTCAACAATGGGTGAAAGAAAAAGTCCTGCACCAAGTAGGCGCGAAATAGAGCTTTCGAAGGTTATTAGAGAGGCTTTAGAACCAGCAATAATCAGTTCTCAATTCCCAAGAACAGCTATAGATATATTTGTAGAGGTTTTGAATGCTGATGGAGGAACTAGAACAGCTGGAATAACAGCTGCTTCACTAGCTTTAGCAGATGCTGGAATACCTATGATAGATCTTGTAGCTGCCGTTGCTGTGGGTAAGGTTGATGGTGTTATTGTTCTGGATTTGAATGAAATTGAGGATATGTATGGAGAAGCAGATATGCCTGTTGCTGCAATGCCATCAATGGGAAAAATAACCATGATTCAGTTGAACGGTGTTTTAACTCCAGAAGAATTCAGATATGCTTTAAGACTTGCTCTTGATGGTATTAACAAGATATATTCTCTACAAAAAGAAACGTTGAAAAAGAAATTTGTTGAAGTAGAAGAGTAG